In Zygosaccharomyces rouxii strain CBS732 chromosome F complete sequence, a single window of DNA contains:
- the FYV7 gene encoding Fyv7p (similar to uniprot|Q12247 Saccharomyces cerevisiae YLR068W FYV7 Protein of unknown function required for survival upon exposure to K1 killer toxin involved in processing the 35S rRNA primary transcript to generate the 20S and 27SA2 pre-rRNA transcripts) — protein sequence MPTSKQIRNRDKFTKEYKVKEIQRNLTKKARLRKEYLKALKSEGYEVPDKKPTPVSKDDIKHLKEERALQGKRKLDEKKEIKKQRKRLQAEHAQEAKRKEEERIKIIEQKAQEREKRKVKMTQKTKTGQPKMGPKIDDMLDKIKNNSLYTE from the coding sequence ATGCCAACGTCTAAGCAAATTAGAAATAGGGATAAGTTTACCAAGGAATATAAAGTAAAGGAGATCCAAAGAAATCTGACCAAAAAGGCAAGATTGAGGAAAGAGTATCTGAAAGCTTTGAAGAGTGAAGGTTATGAAGTTCCTGACAAGAAACCAACGCCAGTTTCCAAGGATGATATTAAGCATTTAAAAGAAGAGCGTGCATTACAAGGTAAGAGGAAATTagatgagaagaaggagatAAAGAAACAACGAAAAAGGCTACAAGCTGAACATGCTCAAGAGGCCAAAAGGAAAGAGGAAGAGAGGATAAAGATCATCGAGCAAAAAGCACAAGAGCGTGAAAAGAGGAAGGTTAAAATGACCCAAAAGACCAAGACTGGTCAGCCAAAAATGGGACCAAAAATTGACGATATGTTGGATAAGATTAAAAATAATTCCTTATACACAGAGTAA